A part of Alkalinema sp. FACHB-956 genomic DNA contains:
- a CDS encoding prohibitin family protein yields the protein MINRTHPYRTIAGISIVSFLGLVTLLRCVSVVPAGHVGVVDTFGQVSPKVLQPGLHLRNPLSKVVHLSVQTQEIKETTQAPSKEGLMMEVDVSILYRLDPNQASQIYQTVGMNYQEVIVLPQVRSLIRNTTARYNAQELYTTQRQALTTQLRTDLNAILTNRGITIEDTPLRNVALPENLRQSVEAKLQADQESQRMQFILTKEKQEAERKRIEAQGQADAQKILSQGLSEPVLKFRQIEAMQRLADSKNSKVVVLGGDGKNILLQP from the coding sequence ATGATTAATCGCACTCACCCCTATCGCACGATCGCGGGAATTTCTATCGTCAGTTTTCTAGGATTAGTCACTTTATTACGTTGTGTATCTGTTGTGCCAGCAGGACATGTTGGTGTTGTGGATACCTTCGGGCAAGTCTCTCCTAAAGTGCTACAACCGGGTCTCCATTTAAGAAATCCCTTGTCCAAGGTTGTTCATCTCTCGGTACAGACCCAGGAAATCAAAGAAACAACCCAAGCCCCCTCTAAGGAAGGACTGATGATGGAGGTTGATGTCAGTATTTTGTATCGTCTTGATCCCAATCAAGCGAGCCAGATCTATCAAACCGTGGGGATGAATTACCAAGAAGTGATTGTTCTCCCGCAGGTGCGATCGTTGATTCGCAATACCACTGCTCGCTACAACGCCCAGGAACTCTACACAACCCAGCGGCAAGCCTTAACGACACAGCTTCGTACTGACTTAAACGCCATTTTGACCAATCGTGGTATCACGATCGAAGATACGCCCCTGCGTAACGTGGCTTTGCCGGAGAATTTGCGTCAAAGTGTCGAAGCCAAGCTGCAAGCGGATCAGGAGAGTCAACGGATGCAATTTATTTTGACTAAGGAGAAGCAAGAAGCGGAACGAAAACGGATTGAAGCCCAAGGGCAAGCGGATGCTCAAAAAATTCTTTCCCAGGGTCTGAGTGAACCGGTGCTGAAGTTCCGTCAAATTGAGGCAATGCAACGCTTAGCAGACTCGAAAAACTCGAAGGTCGTTGTTTTAGGAGGTGATGGGAAAAATATTCTCCTGCAACCTTGA
- a CDS encoding chloride channel protein yields MMVDPQPRSRFHLLRSAWHQINLNRLQQKIRPRQMAIVEAGLIGVISGLAAVCLKQGVGWLGSGRLQMATLYPDWLILPVIGGIGGFLAGYTIERFAPEAAGSGIPQVKAALGYIPITLNTRVALVKLASTLISLGSGLSLGRQGPTVQIGAAIAGQLSQWLPTSPDHRRQLLAAGAAAGLAAGFNAPIAGVLFVIEELLQDVSGLTLGTAILASFIGAVVSRVLGGEELPLTPNLMDIYPYFSVSTIPLLILLGAIAGVLGIGLIRGLLLGLRLNRRLRLGLPWRVGLAGLISGAVIATLPTILRNNASLQSVWITSELSWQMLLLIFIAKFALTLIAFSSGAPGGLFAPSLVLGSALGYLVSYGALGLQNTLGIPLGVGSGVSYTTTFALAGMAAFFSAVTRGPITAIVIVFEMTTDFDLVLPLMIASVSSYLVAEAISSGSIYKYVLAWNGIHLKPLQQMESRLVGLTAADIMQRRVETLSSQMSLTEATQAFARSHHRGFPVVDEGQLVGIVTQTDLAKINQQKLEESLPLSTIMTVQPVTVRPHDPLPQVLFWLDRYKLSRLPVVDRYKLVGIITRADIIRAETDRLSGKTEAVGPQPEPSYVVYQTRDPAVGQGRLLVPIANPKTAGPLLQMAAAIAKSRRYELECLQVIPVSRLRSPAETAVSTATSRRLLKQTNQLRRDWQIPIHTQIRVTHDVSQAILEVIQTQHIDMVLMGWKGVTDAPDRIFGSVVDTIIRQASCRVILVKFPLQNSQFQVPAFDRWLVPTAGGGNSHDAIQLLPFLVKLSEQPEIRLCYVSRPQQAIGSFPNLDKETSYLKNRTSAVVIPVTVCAASVSDAIIDLADKNQCDVIMLGATREGLLQQVMSGNIPEEIARRSNCTVILVRSVV; encoded by the coding sequence ATGATGGTAGATCCCCAGCCCCGATCGCGATTCCACCTCCTTCGATCAGCTTGGCACCAGATTAACCTGAATCGGTTGCAGCAAAAGATTCGTCCGCGCCAGATGGCGATCGTGGAAGCGGGGTTAATTGGGGTGATTTCTGGTCTGGCGGCAGTTTGCCTCAAACAAGGGGTGGGTTGGCTGGGGAGCGGGCGGCTACAAATGGCAACCCTGTATCCCGACTGGCTGATCTTGCCCGTAATTGGGGGAATTGGAGGATTTCTCGCAGGCTACACGATCGAACGCTTTGCCCCTGAAGCTGCTGGCAGTGGCATCCCCCAGGTCAAAGCCGCCTTGGGCTATATTCCCATCACCCTGAATACCCGAGTGGCCCTAGTCAAACTGGCTAGCACTCTGATTTCCCTCGGCTCGGGCTTGAGCCTCGGTCGCCAAGGCCCCACCGTGCAAATAGGAGCCGCGATCGCGGGACAACTGAGTCAATGGCTCCCCACCTCCCCCGATCACCGTCGGCAATTGCTGGCAGCGGGAGCCGCCGCTGGACTGGCTGCCGGATTCAACGCTCCGATCGCAGGGGTTTTATTTGTTATTGAAGAATTGCTGCAAGATGTTTCCGGACTGACCCTTGGGACGGCCATTTTAGCCTCTTTCATTGGGGCGGTGGTGTCCCGCGTCCTCGGGGGAGAGGAACTGCCCCTGACACCCAATTTAATGGATATCTATCCCTATTTTTCAGTTTCCACGATTCCGCTGTTAATTCTCCTAGGTGCGATCGCGGGGGTACTGGGCATTGGCTTAATTCGGGGGCTGCTCCTCGGCCTCCGCTTGAATCGTCGTCTTCGGTTAGGACTCCCGTGGCGCGTTGGTCTGGCGGGTTTGATATCCGGAGCCGTCATCGCCACCTTGCCCACCATTCTGCGCAATAACGCAAGTTTGCAATCTGTGTGGATTACCAGCGAATTGAGTTGGCAAATGCTGCTGCTGATTTTTATCGCAAAATTTGCACTCACCCTCATTGCCTTTAGCTCCGGCGCACCCGGCGGATTATTTGCTCCCTCCCTGGTGCTCGGATCTGCCTTGGGGTACCTCGTGAGCTACGGAGCCCTAGGACTCCAAAATACCCTGGGCATTCCCTTGGGGGTGGGCAGTGGAGTGAGTTATACCACCACCTTCGCCTTGGCAGGGATGGCAGCTTTTTTTAGTGCAGTGACCCGTGGCCCCATTACCGCGATCGTGATTGTCTTTGAAATGACCACAGATTTCGATCTGGTGTTGCCGTTGATGATTGCATCTGTGTCATCCTATCTAGTGGCAGAAGCGATTTCTAGCGGTTCTATTTATAAATATGTTTTGGCTTGGAATGGCATTCATCTCAAACCCCTCCAGCAAATGGAGTCCCGATTGGTGGGGCTGACAGCGGCAGATATTATGCAGCGGCGAGTGGAAACATTATCCAGTCAAATGTCCCTCACAGAAGCCACCCAAGCCTTTGCCCGATCGCACCATCGAGGCTTTCCCGTGGTGGATGAGGGCCAATTAGTAGGAATCGTAACGCAAACGGATTTAGCCAAAATCAATCAGCAAAAATTAGAGGAATCCCTGCCCTTAAGCACAATTATGACGGTACAGCCCGTGACGGTGCGGCCCCACGATCCCTTACCTCAAGTATTATTTTGGCTCGATCGCTATAAACTCAGTCGCTTACCTGTGGTCGATCGCTACAAACTGGTGGGCATCATTACCCGCGCGGATATTATTCGGGCAGAAACCGATCGCCTGAGCGGCAAAACCGAAGCCGTTGGCCCGCAACCAGAACCGTCTTACGTGGTCTACCAAACCCGCGATCCCGCTGTGGGTCAGGGGCGGTTACTCGTTCCTATCGCCAATCCCAAAACCGCAGGGCCTCTCCTCCAAATGGCAGCCGCGATCGCGAAAAGTCGCCGTTACGAGTTGGAATGTTTGCAGGTGATTCCCGTCAGTCGTCTCCGCTCTCCCGCAGAAACCGCGGTTTCCACGGCTACCAGCCGCCGGTTACTCAAGCAAACCAATCAACTACGCCGAGACTGGCAAATTCCCATTCACACCCAAATTCGCGTAACCCATGATGTATCCCAAGCGATCTTAGAAGTGATTCAGACTCAACACATTGACATGGTATTAATGGGTTGGAAAGGAGTTACTGATGCGCCCGATCGTATTTTTGGCAGTGTTGTTGATACGATTATTCGACAGGCTTCTTGCCGCGTTATCTTAGTGAAGTTTCCTCTGCAAAATTCACAATTCCAAGTTCCTGCCTTCGATCGTTGGCTCGTCCCCACTGCGGGGGGTGGAAATTCCCATGATGCAATTCAGCTTCTACCTTTTCTAGTCAAACTGTCTGAACAACCGGAAATTCGTCTGTGTTATGTATCTCGTCCCCAGCAAGCCATTGGGTCGTTCCCTAATCTAGATAAAGAGACCAGCTATCTGAAGAACCGAACCTCCGCAGTGGTGATTCCGGTGACAGTCTGTGCGGCTTCGGTGTCGGACGCAATTATTGATTTAGCCGACAAAAATCAATGCGATGTGATTATGCTAGGGGCAACAAGGGAAGGATTGCTACAGCAAGTGATGAGCGGCAATATTCCTGAAGAGATCGCTCGTCGATCGAACTGTACAGTGATTCTAGTCCGTAGCGTGGTTTGA
- a CDS encoding hybrid sensor histidine kinase/response regulator: MKKPVVICIDDEPAVLDSLKIELRRSIGSQCLVETAEDGAEALELLEDLQSTQHPIAVMIADYIMPGLKGDELLRLAHAQSPQTLKILLSGQADLAAVSRTIEVAQLYRFILKPWHSEDLTLTVRKAIQSYLQSQQIEQQTQELQDLYNHVLRLNEGLEQQVQERTAQLNHSLQELQILSQLKDDFLHAVSHDLRTPLTGMLMVLRRLQSREDPLVLPRNVLDRLVEGGNRQLKLLETLVEAHFSEIHGLQLRQEPLQVDRFLQSIVQELEALVQAQQGYLILDLPAPVPEVIADGLQLQRVFDNLISNALKYNAPGLTIRLSATATEAGVLFSVQDDGVGMSQTECDSLFERYARGGNRAQRSVGLGLGLFLCRQIILAHGGQIQATSQPGQGLHVEFLLPHYPALLERRSGQFIQSLS; the protein is encoded by the coding sequence ATGAAAAAACCCGTTGTTATTTGTATCGATGACGAACCAGCGGTTTTGGACAGTCTCAAAATCGAGTTACGCCGATCGATCGGTTCCCAATGCCTCGTGGAAACCGCCGAAGATGGCGCAGAAGCCCTCGAGCTACTCGAAGATCTCCAAAGTACCCAACATCCCATTGCCGTCATGATTGCCGACTACATCATGCCGGGACTCAAAGGCGATGAACTCCTCCGCCTCGCCCATGCCCAATCCCCCCAAACCCTCAAAATTTTGCTGAGCGGCCAAGCTGATCTCGCTGCCGTCAGCCGCACGATCGAAGTCGCCCAACTCTACCGCTTCATCCTCAAGCCTTGGCATAGCGAAGACCTGACCCTCACCGTCCGCAAAGCCATTCAGAGTTATCTCCAATCCCAACAGATCGAACAACAAACCCAAGAACTGCAAGACCTCTACAACCACGTCCTCCGCCTCAACGAGGGCCTCGAACAGCAAGTCCAAGAACGCACCGCCCAACTTAACCACAGCCTGCAAGAACTGCAAATCCTTAGCCAACTCAAGGATGACTTTCTCCACGCCGTTTCCCATGACCTGCGCACCCCGCTGACTGGAATGCTGATGGTGCTGCGGCGCTTACAATCCCGTGAGGATCCGCTCGTCCTGCCCCGTAATGTTCTCGATCGCCTGGTAGAAGGGGGCAATCGTCAGCTAAAACTCCTGGAAACATTAGTTGAAGCCCACTTTAGCGAAATCCATGGCCTGCAACTGCGCCAGGAACCCCTCCAGGTCGATCGGTTTTTGCAAAGCATCGTCCAAGAGTTAGAAGCCCTTGTGCAAGCGCAACAGGGATACCTCATCCTCGACTTACCCGCACCCGTCCCTGAGGTAATCGCCGATGGCCTCCAGCTCCAGCGCGTCTTCGACAATTTGATTTCCAATGCGCTGAAATACAATGCCCCCGGCCTCACCATTCGCCTCAGTGCAACCGCCACCGAAGCCGGAGTCCTATTTTCAGTACAGGACGATGGGGTGGGGATGAGCCAGACGGAATGTGATTCGCTCTTTGAGCGCTACGCTCGGGGCGGCAATCGGGCCCAGCGATCGGTCGGCTTGGGGCTGGGTTTATTTCTCTGTCGCCAGATTATCCTAGCCCACGGCGGCCAGATTCAAGCCACCAGCCAACCGGGCCAAGGACTGCACGTTGAGTTTCTCCTACCGCACTACCCAGCGCTTCTGGAACGTCGATCGGGCCAGTTTATCCAGAGTCTTTCCTGA
- a CDS encoding 3-deoxy-7-phosphoheptulonate synthase, whose product MHKTSDLHVVDTRALMTPAKLKAEFPITEAAAALVADTRDRIRQILRKEDDRLLVIVGPCSIHDVGAALEYGEKLLKLREALADKLEIVMRVYFEKPRTTTGWKGLINDPHLDGSYDINTGLRLARKLMLDLADMGMPSATELLDPIIPQYIADLISWSAIGARTTESQTHREMSSGLSMPVGFKNGTDGGFHIAINAILSASHPHHFLGIDTEGRASIVATTGNPDCHLVLRGGKDGPNYSAEDLAKAAIEMGRQGLATRSMVDCSHGNSSKDYRNQPIVLQNLAEQLKAGSPYLMGVMVESHLVEGNQSIPKDLSQMTYGQSITDACVNFDTTVEMLQALAEAVPSPAVTSAPVQPQTLTV is encoded by the coding sequence ATGCATAAGACTAGCGATTTACACGTTGTTGACACACGGGCACTCATGACTCCAGCCAAGCTGAAGGCTGAGTTTCCCATTACGGAAGCGGCGGCAGCTTTGGTGGCTGATACCCGCGATCGAATTCGGCAGATTCTACGGAAGGAAGACGATCGCCTCTTGGTGATCGTAGGGCCTTGCTCAATCCATGATGTGGGGGCAGCCCTGGAGTACGGAGAGAAACTACTCAAACTGCGGGAAGCCCTGGCAGACAAGCTAGAAATTGTCATGCGGGTGTACTTTGAAAAGCCTCGCACGACAACGGGTTGGAAGGGCTTAATCAACGATCCCCATTTGGACGGCAGCTACGACATCAACACCGGGCTCCGCCTTGCCCGCAAGCTGATGCTGGATTTAGCAGATATGGGAATGCCCAGCGCCACGGAACTGCTCGATCCGATCATTCCTCAATACATCGCGGATTTAATTTCCTGGAGTGCGATCGGGGCAAGAACTACCGAAAGCCAAACCCACCGGGAAATGTCCTCGGGCCTGTCCATGCCGGTGGGCTTCAAGAACGGCACCGATGGCGGCTTCCACATTGCCATCAATGCGATTTTGTCCGCCAGCCATCCCCACCATTTCCTGGGCATTGATACGGAAGGGCGGGCCAGCATTGTGGCGACGACGGGTAACCCCGATTGTCACTTGGTGCTACGCGGCGGCAAGGATGGCCCCAACTACAGCGCCGAAGACTTGGCCAAGGCGGCGATCGAAATGGGGCGGCAGGGACTCGCGACCCGATCGATGGTGGATTGCAGCCACGGCAACAGCAGCAAGGATTACCGCAACCAACCGATCGTGCTGCAAAATCTGGCAGAACAACTCAAGGCCGGGTCACCATACCTGATGGGCGTCATGGTTGAAAGCCATTTAGTGGAAGGCAACCAGTCCATTCCTAAGGACCTGAGCCAGATGACCTATGGGCAAAGTATTACCGATGCCTGCGTGAACTTCGACACAACGGTGGAAATGCTACAGGCTTTAGCGGAGGCCGTTCCCAGTCCAGCGGTAACCAGTGCTCCAGTTCAGCCACAAACCTTAACGGTTTAA
- a CDS encoding DUF4079 domain-containing protein — translation MELNLVDWLRLLHPILAVTVVFPLLGIVVSRAVLTRSRRLGSSDDRKKIPANVGPEHVQTGQWLAIAVIGIYLLGCGRPMVAFWLKQQTLSQMPLQGLLVLVTYGVTLGALWGILRAGNQRLWRWTFSGLTAIGLVVLGWQEGIFRRDNEWLISHFYAGLAATLLMVFSLAIVPEIYRDRSQTWRRLHIAANTLAMILFIAQGITGTRDLLEIPLSWQESTVYACDFDKASPTYKTCPPVPKAPQ, via the coding sequence ATGGAGTTGAATCTAGTCGATTGGTTGCGCTTGCTGCATCCAATTTTGGCGGTCACAGTTGTGTTTCCGTTGTTGGGGATTGTCGTGAGTCGCGCGGTGCTGACCCGATCGCGCCGGTTGGGTTCCAGTGACGATCGCAAAAAAATTCCCGCTAACGTAGGCCCAGAGCATGTGCAAACAGGGCAATGGCTAGCGATCGCGGTGATTGGCATTTATCTACTAGGCTGTGGGCGACCGATGGTGGCGTTCTGGCTCAAGCAGCAAACCCTGAGTCAAATGCCGCTGCAAGGGTTACTGGTGCTGGTGACCTATGGGGTGACGCTGGGGGCTTTGTGGGGGATTTTGAGAGCAGGAAATCAACGGCTGTGGCGCTGGACATTTTCTGGGTTAACGGCGATCGGGTTGGTCGTGCTGGGCTGGCAGGAGGGCATTTTTCGGCGGGATAACGAGTGGTTGATTTCCCATTTTTATGCGGGGTTGGCGGCGACGCTGTTGATGGTATTCTCGTTGGCGATCGTGCCGGAAATCTACCGCGATCGCAGTCAAACCTGGCGAAGGCTACATATTGCAGCCAACACTCTGGCGATGATTTTATTTATTGCCCAGGGCATTACCGGGACTCGCGATTTGCTAGAAATTCCCCTCAGTTGGCAGGAGTCTACGGTCTACGCCTGTGATTTTGACAAAGCGTCACCGACCTATAAAACCTGTCCTCCGGTGCCGAAAGCGCCACAGTAA
- a CDS encoding DUF4079 domain-containing protein, with protein MELPESLKTYSQFGHPLLMWVLLALTGYALYTGLQWRRARSADGDLKKELLKGKFNIKHHQAGSILLALMVLGTIGGMAVTYINNGKLFVGPHLIAGLGMTGLIATSAALVPYMQKGAEWARVFHITLNTALVGLFAWQAVTGMDIVQRIISRMG; from the coding sequence ATGGAATTGCCAGAATCCCTCAAAACCTACAGCCAGTTTGGGCATCCCCTACTGATGTGGGTGCTCCTTGCCCTGACCGGGTACGCTCTCTACACGGGTCTCCAGTGGCGACGTGCCCGCAGCGCAGACGGCGACCTCAAAAAAGAACTGCTCAAAGGCAAATTCAACATTAAGCACCATCAAGCCGGTTCCATTCTGCTGGCCCTCATGGTTCTCGGCACGATCGGTGGCATGGCAGTCACCTATATCAACAACGGCAAACTCTTTGTAGGGCCACACTTGATTGCGGGGCTGGGGATGACTGGGTTGATCGCCACCTCCGCAGCCTTGGTTCCCTACATGCAGAAGGGCGCAGAATGGGCCAGAGTGTTTCACATCACCTTGAATACTGCGCTGGTGGGCTTATTTGCATGGCAAGCGGTGACCGGGATGGATATCGTCCAACGAATTATTAGTCGCATGGGTTAG
- a CDS encoding NUDIX domain-containing protein → MNLKTPYPAVDIIIELIDRPDRPIILIERHYEPLGWAIPGGFMDYGESAETTARREAMEEVGLAVELVDLLGFYSDPSRDQRQHVVTLVYIATATGEPKAGDDAKNSAIVPVHQIPKNLCFDHDLVLRDYLNYRHYGMRPRVSESR, encoded by the coding sequence GTGAACCTCAAAACGCCCTATCCCGCTGTTGATATCATCATTGAACTGATCGATCGTCCCGATCGTCCCATTATTTTGATCGAGCGGCATTATGAACCCCTGGGTTGGGCAATTCCCGGTGGTTTTATGGACTACGGCGAATCTGCAGAAACCACTGCTCGGCGGGAAGCCATGGAGGAAGTCGGTCTTGCAGTCGAACTGGTGGACTTGCTGGGTTTTTATTCCGATCCCAGCCGCGATCAACGGCAACATGTCGTCACCTTGGTTTACATTGCAACCGCCACCGGGGAACCCAAAGCCGGAGATGACGCCAAAAATTCTGCGATCGTCCCAGTCCATCAAATTCCCAAGAACCTCTGCTTCGATCACGATCTGGTTCTGCGGGATTATCTGAATTATCGCCACTACGGGATGCGCCCCCGTGTTAGTGAGTCTAGGTAA
- the dnaK gene encoding molecular chaperone DnaK, with protein sequence MARVVGIDLGTTNSVVAVMEGGKPVVIANVEGMRTTPSVVGISKDGERLVGQMARRQAVLDPQNTFYGIKRFVGRKYSELTPQSKQVPYTVRRDDRGNVRVNCPRLDKDFAPEEISAMVLRKLAEEASRYLGEPVTGAVITVPAYFNDSQRQATRDAGRIAGLEVKRILNEPTAASLAYGLDRRQNELVLVFDLGGGTFDVSVLEVGDGVFEVRSTSGDTQLGGGDFDMAIVNWLADEFLEAEGIDLRKDRQSLQRLTEAAEKAKIELSGVNVTDINLPFITATADGPKHIETRLTRSQFEGLCNDLLSRIRMPVKQALRDAGLGPMDIDEVVLVGGGTRMPMVQDIVRNILGREPNQNVNPDEVVAIGAAIQAGVLAGELKDILLLDVTPVSIGLETVGGVMKKLIPRNTTIPVRRTDIFSTSEDNQTSVEINVVQGEREMANGNKSLGRFKLMGIPPAPRGIPQVQVSFDIDANGILQVTAMDRTTGREQSITIQGASTLGEDEVQMMLRDAELYADTDRLRKEKVEKRNRAEELALKAERQLREATLDFGMNFVSPYRNRIEPLVQKLRQALKDGDDRLIDITEADLRDVLYDLRSEVYDLNQEQEQEGGFFKAVKDFFLDEDDDYYNDYNRRDPYDYNRGSYNYGGGNYGGGYNEPPRSLPYSRNPSFDEWTGGGRNRSTDSYGSASSYGTGSSSTGAGGSSSSSYGNRGDVDSRDRRDRDSRDSYGRDSRDSRDSRDGYNRDAYGRDASNRNTYQGSDNRDYNNRDYNSRDYDNYDNPSYSDRGYDNRNLERNLDRDPGRNPDRNPDRGYRDLSDRDRSRDGYPDQETGYYDASPRRNDDAYDDRRRSANSRRRPEKPSYEYDNWDEEDDWM encoded by the coding sequence ATGGCAAGAGTCGTTGGAATCGACCTAGGCACTACTAATTCCGTCGTCGCCGTGATGGAAGGCGGGAAACCCGTCGTCATCGCTAACGTCGAAGGCATGCGCACGACTCCTTCCGTAGTAGGCATCAGCAAGGATGGCGAACGGCTGGTCGGTCAGATGGCTCGCCGTCAAGCGGTTCTGGATCCGCAAAATACCTTCTACGGGATCAAACGCTTTGTCGGACGCAAGTACAGCGAACTGACGCCACAATCCAAGCAAGTTCCCTACACTGTGCGGCGGGACGATCGCGGCAATGTCCGCGTCAACTGTCCCCGCTTAGATAAAGATTTTGCGCCGGAGGAAATTTCCGCTATGGTGCTGCGGAAGTTGGCCGAAGAAGCTAGCCGCTACCTGGGCGAACCTGTGACAGGCGCGGTCATCACCGTCCCGGCGTACTTCAACGACTCCCAGCGGCAGGCCACCCGTGATGCGGGCCGGATTGCCGGATTGGAAGTCAAACGGATTTTGAATGAACCCACCGCTGCCTCCTTGGCCTACGGCCTCGATCGTCGCCAGAATGAACTGGTGCTGGTCTTTGACCTCGGGGGCGGTACGTTTGACGTGTCGGTGTTGGAAGTGGGCGATGGCGTCTTTGAAGTGCGATCGACCAGTGGCGATACCCAACTGGGCGGCGGCGACTTTGATATGGCGATCGTGAATTGGCTGGCCGATGAATTTCTGGAAGCGGAAGGCATTGACCTGCGCAAGGATCGGCAATCCCTACAACGGCTGACGGAAGCGGCGGAAAAGGCCAAGATCGAACTCTCCGGTGTCAACGTTACCGACATTAATCTACCCTTTATCACCGCCACCGCCGATGGCCCCAAGCACATCGAAACCCGCCTCACCCGATCGCAGTTTGAAGGACTGTGTAATGATCTACTGAGTCGGATCCGGATGCCCGTGAAGCAGGCGCTGCGGGATGCGGGACTGGGGCCGATGGACATTGACGAAGTGGTGCTCGTGGGTGGCGGAACTCGGATGCCCATGGTGCAGGATATTGTGCGGAATATTTTGGGTCGGGAACCCAATCAAAACGTTAATCCCGATGAAGTTGTGGCGATCGGGGCGGCGATTCAGGCTGGCGTCCTAGCGGGCGAACTCAAGGATATTCTGCTGCTGGATGTGACCCCCGTGTCGATCGGGCTGGAAACTGTGGGCGGCGTGATGAAAAAGCTGATCCCCCGCAACACGACCATTCCGGTACGGCGGACAGACATTTTCTCCACATCGGAAGATAATCAGACCTCCGTGGAAATCAACGTGGTTCAAGGCGAACGGGAAATGGCCAACGGCAACAAATCCCTCGGTCGCTTCAAACTCATGGGCATTCCCCCGGCTCCCCGAGGCATTCCCCAGGTGCAGGTGTCCTTTGATATTGATGCCAACGGGATTCTGCAAGTGACTGCTATGGATCGCACGACGGGTCGTGAGCAAAGTATCACGATTCAAGGAGCCTCCACCCTGGGCGAGGACGAAGTGCAAATGATGCTGCGGGATGCGGAACTATATGCCGATACCGATCGCCTGCGCAAGGAAAAGGTAGAGAAGCGCAACCGGGCTGAGGAACTGGCCTTGAAGGCAGAACGGCAACTGCGGGAAGCCACCTTGGACTTCGGTATGAATTTTGTTTCGCCCTACCGCAATCGGATTGAGCCACTGGTACAAAAGCTGCGCCAAGCCCTGAAAGATGGAGACGATCGCCTAATTGACATCACCGAAGCAGATCTGCGAGATGTGCTGTATGACCTGCGATCGGAGGTTTATGACCTCAACCAAGAGCAGGAACAGGAGGGTGGTTTCTTCAAGGCAGTGAAGGACTTCTTCCTGGACGAGGACGACGACTATTACAACGATTACAATCGCCGCGATCCCTACGATTACAATCGAGGCTCCTATAACTATGGCGGGGGCAATTATGGTGGCGGGTATAATGAACCGCCGCGATCGCTCCCCTATAGCCGCAACCCGTCCTTTGATGAGTGGACTGGCGGCGGACGCAATCGATCGACTGATAGCTACGGTTCCGCTAGCAGTTACGGCACTGGTTCAAGTAGCACAGGCGCAGGCGGATCCAGCTCAAGCAGCTATGGCAATCGGGGGGACGTGGATAGCCGCGATCGACGCGATCGGGACAGTCGAGACAGCTATGGCCGGGACAGTCGGGATAGCCGGGACAGCCGAGATGGCTATAACCGGGATGCCTATGGTCGGGATGCCTCCAATCGAAATACCTATCAAGGCTCTGATAACCGGGATTACAACAACCGAGATTACAACAGCCGAGATTACGATAATTACGATAATCCAAGCTATTCCGATCGCGGCTATGACAATCGCAACCTAGAGCGTAACCTAGATCGTGATCCGGGTCGCAATCCCGATCGCAACCCAGATCGCGGCTATCGTGATCTGTCCGATCGGGATCGTTCCCGTGACGGATATCCCGATCAGGAAACGGGTTACTATGATGCTTCGCCACGCCGCAATGATGATGCTTACGACGATCGCCGCCGATCGGCCAATTCCCGACGGCGTCCTGAAAAACCCAGTTACGAGTATGACAATTGGGATGAAGAAGATGATTGGATGTAA